Proteins from a single region of Limnothrix sp. FACHB-406:
- a CDS encoding nicotinate phosphoribosyltransferase: MLTLTTPDLGPATLDAQVGNSALLTDLYQLTMIACYCDRAVEQQTASFELFTRRLPDGFGYLVAMGLEQALQYLEQFQVSASQQAQLRATGLFDHAPDRFWDLLATARFTGDLWAVPEGTVVFAHEPLLRIEAPLWQAQWVETYLLNVLNYQTLVATRSARLRDVAGDRAQILEFGTRRAFSPQAALWAARAALAAGLDATSNVEAALQLGRQPAGTMAHALVMALGASMGSELAAFEAFQGLFPHGALLVDTFDPVRAIEQLAERVRAGGAPVPAIRLDSGDLVSLSQLARDRLPGTQILVSGDLDEAEIDRLRAAGAEIDGYGVGTKLVTGQPVNGVYKLVELAGQPVAKGSSGKATYPGRKQVLRDRDEAGRWLGDRLVLADEVSRSELGLLRPVMRAGQRLTDPESLLTIAQRTRSQVQSLPEAVRSIHDPTPVRPELSPALQSLTTRVHQSLQAAS; the protein is encoded by the coding sequence ATGTTGACCCTCACCACGCCCGACTTGGGGCCCGCAACCCTGGACGCTCAAGTGGGCAACAGCGCCCTGCTGACGGATTTGTATCAGTTAACAATGATCGCTTGCTATTGCGATCGGGCGGTGGAGCAACAAACCGCCAGTTTTGAGCTGTTTACGCGCCGGTTGCCCGATGGGTTTGGCTACTTGGTGGCCATGGGACTGGAACAGGCCCTGCAATACCTGGAGCAGTTTCAGGTCAGCGCGTCCCAACAGGCACAACTGCGGGCCACGGGGCTGTTTGACCATGCGCCCGATCGATTTTGGGACTTGTTGGCGACGGCTCGGTTTACGGGAGACTTGTGGGCCGTGCCCGAAGGAACCGTGGTGTTTGCCCATGAACCGCTGCTGCGAATTGAGGCTCCCCTCTGGCAAGCCCAGTGGGTGGAAACCTATTTGCTGAATGTGCTGAACTATCAAACCCTGGTGGCCACGCGATCGGCTCGGTTGCGGGATGTGGCGGGCGATCGGGCGCAAATTTTGGAATTTGGCACAAGGCGGGCCTTCAGTCCCCAGGCGGCCCTGTGGGCGGCGCGGGCGGCCTTGGCGGCCGGCTTGGATGCCACTTCTAATGTGGAGGCGGCGTTGCAATTGGGGCGACAACCGGCGGGCACGATGGCCCATGCCCTGGTGATGGCCCTGGGTGCTTCCATGGGGTCGGAGCTGGCGGCGTTTGAGGCTTTTCAGGGACTGTTTCCCCATGGGGCGCTGCTGGTGGATACTTTTGACCCGGTGCGGGCGATCGAACAGTTGGCGGAGCGAGTGCGGGCCGGCGGGGCCCCCGTGCCGGCCATCCGGTTGGATTCGGGAGACTTGGTGAGCCTGTCACAGCTAGCGCGCGATCGATTGCCGGGAACGCAAATTTTGGTCAGCGGTGATCTGGATGAAGCGGAAATCGATCGCCTACGGGCGGCCGGTGCTGAGATTGATGGCTATGGGGTAGGCACAAAGTTGGTGACTGGCCAGCCGGTGAATGGGGTTTATAAATTAGTGGAGTTGGCGGGGCAACCGGTGGCCAAAGGCTCCAGTGGCAAGGCCACCTATCCGGGCCGAAAACAGGTGCTGCGCGATCGGGACGAGGCGGGCCGTTGGTTGGGCGATCGGCTGGTGTTGGCCGATGAAGTGTCCCGATCAGAGCTGGGATTGTTGCGGCCCGTGATGCGTGCGGGACAACGGCTGACGGATCCAGAATCCCTGCTGACCATTGCCCAACGCACCCGATCGCAGGTTCAAAGCCTTCCGGAGGCGGTGCGATCGATCCATGACCCAACCCCAGTGCGGCCGGAACTGTCGCCTGCGCTACAATCGCTCACGACTCGGGTGCATCAGTCGCTCCAAGCTGCTTCCTAA